Proteins encoded within one genomic window of Trichomycterus rosablanca isolate fTriRos1 chromosome 7, fTriRos1.hap1, whole genome shotgun sequence:
- the ubox5 gene encoding RING finger protein 37 — protein sequence MVVNLCLPHFETTANCNKLCADGCDVSNLLSGDPAARRRGFKLEYFLRPPVHVTLHFQMKVKLYRVDIELWPCGNVPRRLEIHTSSDLTKTVQHEQESGHFWLVGRCDLNEEVLTCFQHPNFKHRTQTQFTEPPPEPPIHARQEELWSRGFHSLSSVTQLRITVPYCAASTVLGIKSLAVWGVPADCCTASEVEKFQKALFNSLQPRHFPLLSPASTSAKSPSPDPDSSETQIPDEFLDPLTQELMILPMILPSGMVVDNSTLEEYQKREATWGRLPNDPFTGVPFTKESKPLPNPLLKSRIDSLILQTGCTGIGNRSSRSEAQPSRLVTPSAAENDQTSTQRSQRGIVETQTQRVCSGSSDFTENLRNQLNNENKGSGLSESKVQSNSSIQQKPEFILASVSRMTSISGRSLGHSIKRKYQSTISSSSANISTLSPLYKMPKTDGRTDHATETNSSQASHEQRLSQSLDDALSSALQGLPTYTSQSNPKPDGAGGQSRCGSCSSSLDIYSSPVAYSLPCGHLLCRVCLHREHSSSSQRLPCPTCRESASPSAIMRVHH from the exons ATGGTGGTCAACCTCTGCCTGCCACATTTTGAGACCACTGCCAACTGCAACAAG ctgtgtgctgATGGCTGTGATGTTTCCAACCTCCTGTCTGGGGACCCAGCTGCTCGACGCAGAGGTTTTAAGCTGGAGTACTTCCTCCGTCCTCCAGTACATGTGACGCTGCACTTTCAGATGAAGGTCAAGTTATACCGTGTGGACATTGAGCTTTGGCCTTGTGGCAATGTCCCTCGAAGGCTTGAGATCCATACCAGCTCAGATTTGACTAAAACTGTACAGCATGAACAAGAGAGTGGACATTTTTGGCTTGTTGGACGTTGTGATTTGAACGAGGAGGTGCTCACGTGTTTCCAGCATCCAAATTTCAAACACAGAACTCAAACACAGTTTACTGAACCTCCACCGGAACCTCCGATCCATGCTAGGCAGGAGGAGCTTTGGAGCCGGGGATTCCACTCACTTAGCTCAGTGACCCAGCTTCGTATCACTGTACCCTACTGTGCTGCTTCTACTGTGCTAGGAATTAAGTCCTTGGCGGTTTGGGGTGTTCCTGCAGACTGTTGTACTGCTTCAGAAGTGGAAAAGTTTCAAAAGGCTCTGTTTAATAGCTTGCAACCGAGGCATTTTCCATTGCTCTCACCAGCTTCTACCTCAGCCAAATCCCCAAGCCCTGACCCTGATTCCTCAGAAACTCAAATTCCTGATGAGTTCCTGGACCCTCTGACCCAGGAGCTTATGATTCTACCCATGATCTTGCCCAGTGGTATGGTTGTGGACAACAGCACCTTGGAGGAGTACCAGAAAAGGGAAGCCACATGGGGAAGGTTGCCTAATGATCCTTTCACTGGTGTCCCTTTTACGAAGGAGTCGAAACCACTTCCTAACCCCCTCCTGAAGAGCCGCATTGACAGTCTGATATTACAAACCGGATGTACGGGAATTGGAAACAGGAGCAGCCGGAGCGAAGCTCAACCATCCAGACTTGTCACTCCATCAGCAGCAGAAAATGACCAGACTAGTACACAACGCTCACAGAGAGGAATTGTTGAGACACAGACCCAAAGGGTTTGCTCAGGGAGTTCAGATTTCACAGAGAACCTACGCAATCAACTCAACAATGAAAACAAAGGCAGTGGACTAAGTGAATCTAAGGTTCAATCCAATAGTTCAATCCAACAGAAGCCAGAGTTTATACTGGCATCTGTTTCTAGAATGACCAGTATTAGTGGGAGGAGCTTGGGACACTCAATTAAAAGGAAATATCAGTCAACAATTTCCTCAAGCAGTGCAAATATATCTACTTTATCTCCCTTATACAAAATGCCCAAAACAGATGGACGTACTGACCACGCCACAG AAACAAACTCCAGCCAAGCTTCTCATGAACAGCGCCTGTCTCAGAGTTTAGATGACGCGCTGAGTTCTGCTCTGCAAGGTTTACCCACGTATACCTCACAAAGCAACCCGAAGCCAGACGGCGCAGGAG GTCAGAGCAGATGTGGGTCATGCTCATCATCTTTGGATATTTACTCCAGTCCGGTTGCTTACTCTCTTCCCTGCGGCCATCTGCTGTGTCGAGTTTGCCTTCACCGTGAACACTCCTCCAGTTCGCAGAGACTGCCGTGTCCCACTTGTAGAGAAAGTGCCTCACCCAGTGCAATCATGAGAGTGCaccattaa